A window from Leptothermofonsia sichuanensis E412 encodes these proteins:
- a CDS encoding Spy/CpxP family protein refolding chaperone — MEKKLSLLVPGAIALILSATPILPSRAQSPDPIPGTRTEKPGPRQGKWGADLNLTEAQKAQMKQIRESTHAQIEAVLTEEQKAQLQSARQQRQANRQQGQTARQPGQKRGGMFANLNLSEEQRTRIRSIREESRRQMDAVLTAEQRQMLQEKRQQMRQRRQSQST; from the coding sequence ATGGAAAAGAAACTCTCTCTGCTGGTGCCCGGAGCGATCGCACTCATTCTCTCTGCAACGCCAATCCTTCCTTCCCGGGCCCAATCGCCAGATCCGATTCCGGGCACTCGAACTGAGAAACCAGGTCCCCGGCAGGGTAAATGGGGGGCAGACCTTAATCTTACGGAAGCTCAAAAAGCCCAAATGAAGCAAATTCGTGAATCCACCCATGCCCAGATTGAAGCGGTCTTAACGGAAGAGCAAAAAGCTCAACTACAATCCGCCAGACAACAGCGGCAAGCAAACAGGCAACAGGGGCAAACCGCCAGACAACCAGGGCAAAAACGGGGTGGAATGTTCGCGAACCTGAACCTGAGTGAAGAACAAAGAACCAGAATACGATCCATTCGGGAAGAATCGAGACGACAAATGGACGCTGTCTTAACCGCCGAGCAACGTCAGATGCTTCAGGAGAAGCGGCAGCAAATGCGGCAGCGGCGTCAATCACAATCAACTTGA
- the gshA gene encoding glutamate--cysteine ligase — translation MLSKGFEIEIYTSTPEGDIVGLSDKIVATLDGFVREPDSRNVEYTTPPCYRYERLLCDLVRPRARLREYLKRLGNFTLTPGSTLALGHTDRFYRSDPANPYHSYIEQTYGTRVVTASVHINVGIADPELLLRACRLIRVEAPLFLALSASSPFLNGAVTGYHSTRWGLFPKTPAHVPLFESHAHFIHWTEQQLAAGTMQNVRHLWSSVRPNGDRRPYSLNRLELRICDLVSDPISLLAIAALLEARLLQVLDDPDLDPLHRSQLSATTRAEDLITLTDANEIAASRLSLDAELNHWQDGSPVQARVWIEQLYQEVWDVAKRQGFSCFLLPLKKILREGNEAQRWLKLYHQGLDVRQVVQQAIRETEAQELALQDSLCQPLVA, via the coding sequence ATGCTATCAAAAGGGTTTGAGATTGAGATCTATACCAGCACCCCAGAGGGCGACATTGTTGGGCTTTCAGATAAAATTGTGGCGACACTGGATGGCTTTGTGCGAGAACCGGATAGCCGCAACGTAGAATATACTACCCCTCCCTGCTACCGCTACGAAAGATTGTTGTGTGACCTGGTGCGTCCTCGCGCCCGTCTCCGGGAATACCTAAAGCGCCTGGGTAATTTCACCTTGACGCCTGGCAGCACACTGGCACTGGGGCACACCGATCGCTTTTATCGTTCTGATCCTGCCAATCCCTACCACAGCTATATAGAGCAGACTTATGGCACCAGGGTTGTGACTGCCAGTGTCCATATCAATGTGGGAATTGCGGACCCGGAACTGCTGCTGCGAGCCTGTCGGCTGATTCGGGTTGAAGCTCCTCTATTTCTGGCACTGAGCGCCTCTTCTCCGTTCTTAAATGGAGCGGTGACTGGCTACCACTCTACCCGTTGGGGGCTGTTTCCCAAAACCCCTGCCCATGTGCCTCTGTTCGAGAGCCATGCTCATTTTATTCACTGGACTGAGCAGCAGTTGGCAGCAGGCACCATGCAAAATGTTCGCCATCTCTGGTCATCGGTGCGCCCCAATGGCGATCGCCGCCCCTACAGCCTCAACCGACTGGAACTGCGAATTTGCGACCTGGTTTCTGATCCCATTTCTCTACTGGCGATCGCTGCATTGCTGGAAGCCCGATTGTTGCAGGTGCTGGATGATCCCGATCTCGATCCATTGCATAGGAGCCAGCTCTCCGCCACAACCCGAGCCGAAGACCTGATTACCCTGACCGATGCCAATGAAATAGCTGCTTCTCGCCTCAGCCTGGATGCAGAACTCAACCACTGGCAGGATGGCAGCCCAGTCCAGGCACGGGTATGGATCGAGCAACTTTACCAGGAAGTGTGGGACGTTGCCAAACGGCAGGGATTTAGTTGTTTTCTATTGCCCCTGAAGAAAATTCTGCGAGAAGGAAACGAGGCTCAACGCTGGCTCAAGCTCTATCATCAGGGTCTGGATGTGCGTCAGGTGGTCCAACAGGCAATTCGGGAGACAGAAGCTCAGGAATTGGCTCTTCAAGATAGCCTTTGCCAGCCGCTGGTGGCTTGA
- a CDS encoding GDSL-type esterase/lipase family protein: MATGSGLSALLAAFLFYRSSLPASSHVNSLALQPEAHQSSPQPDLGPRHQLTYEQWVDLLKREAKVAAEQRPKHLVILAGDSLSLWFPQELLPSEKTWLNQGISGETSYGLLRRLRLFDDTQPEAIFVMIGINDLIHGVREETLLANQREIVRHLKTVHPQARIVLQSILPHGGSQRLQQQARLAVQEKRQPPLWVDRLSVLPNQSIRKLNQQLAAIARDEKVEYLDMHPDFTDAQGDMLPSLTTDGLHLNRQGYQVWKSHLDSYNTQPPPPNFSFHF; the protein is encoded by the coding sequence GTGGCGACGGGTAGTGGGTTGTCAGCTCTGCTGGCAGCATTCTTGTTCTACCGCTCTAGCCTGCCAGCATCGTCTCATGTCAATTCCCTCGCCTTGCAGCCAGAAGCCCATCAATCCTCACCTCAACCAGATTTGGGACCCCGTCATCAACTCACCTATGAACAGTGGGTTGATCTGCTGAAGCGAGAGGCAAAAGTGGCCGCCGAACAGCGCCCCAAACATTTAGTGATTCTGGCAGGTGATTCGCTCAGTCTGTGGTTTCCTCAGGAATTGTTGCCTTCTGAAAAAACCTGGCTAAACCAGGGTATATCGGGAGAAACCTCCTATGGCCTGTTGCGACGATTGCGGTTGTTTGATGACACCCAGCCCGAAGCTATTTTTGTGATGATCGGCATTAATGACCTGATTCATGGAGTCCGGGAAGAAACGTTGTTAGCTAACCAGCGGGAAATTGTACGCCATCTGAAAACGGTTCATCCTCAAGCCAGGATCGTGTTGCAGTCAATTTTGCCCCACGGTGGCAGTCAGAGGCTCCAGCAACAGGCCCGTCTTGCCGTTCAGGAAAAGCGTCAGCCCCCCCTCTGGGTCGATCGCCTCAGCGTTCTGCCCAACCAATCCATCCGAAAACTCAACCAACAACTGGCTGCGATCGCCAGGGATGAAAAGGTGGAATACCTGGATATGCACCCTGACTTCACCGATGCCCAGGGAGACATGCTGCCCAGCCTGACCACCGATGGCTTGCACCTGAATCGGCAAGGCTATCAGGTCTGGAAATCCCATCTGGATAGCTATAACACTCAACCCCCACCTCCCAACTTCTCCTTTCATTTCTAG
- a CDS encoding AbrB family transcriptional regulator codes for MTKKKKIEPLTGEALLKKVKELEHLSKEQKARECGYYTVTKNGVERVNMMKFLNALIDAEGIELDGKQGANGRGGRSASYRISVQSNGNLLIGSAYTKQMDLRPGDEFEISLGRKHIHLKQVERTEAEALEEDEELDDEEFEDDEELDDEEFEDDEV; via the coding sequence ATGACTAAAAAGAAAAAGATTGAGCCACTTACAGGTGAAGCTCTGTTAAAGAAAGTCAAAGAACTGGAGCATCTTAGCAAAGAGCAAAAAGCGAGAGAGTGCGGCTACTACACGGTCACCAAGAATGGTGTAGAACGGGTCAACATGATGAAATTTCTCAATGCTCTGATTGATGCAGAGGGCATTGAACTGGATGGCAAACAGGGGGCTAACGGACGTGGAGGGCGGAGCGCCAGTTATCGGATCAGTGTGCAATCCAATGGCAATTTGCTGATTGGCTCTGCTTATACAAAGCAAATGGATTTAAGACCCGGGGATGAGTTTGAAATCTCCCTTGGACGCAAGCATATTCACCTCAAACAGGTTGAACGTACAGAAGCTGAAGCCTTAGAGGAGGATGAAGAGCTAGACGATGAAGAATTTGAAGACGATGAAGAGCTAGACGACGAAGAGTTTGAAGACGATGAAGTGTAA
- a CDS encoding SagB/ThcOx family dehydrogenase, producing MPEPTASIAQHYHERTKYAPQTINAKSKPLDWSQQPIPFKEYKIGQSFDLKPYLKEEKEQRQGEPTNYRSTPTSGLPDPQTHLSNTWWRRLSWLLYSSYGLTGMIPLPDNPHYLRAAPSAGGLYPAEIYLMSRGTPLLPAGLYNYQAHTHSLIHFWENDVWTKLQTACFWHPILEHTQLAMVITAVFQRSAWRYQDRAYRRICLDSGHLLGNIELACAMNDYRPHLIGSFMDEAINQLLYLDAEQEGAIAVIPLADLLEVKQNLPPARTIQPAAIHANYPSIPDGQLLHYFHQATQMPLDPGVKVNWKPPAVEGQRADKYNFPFCLKVSTAASPINWGKNLEGLQNTILRRRSTRAYTGEDLNLDDLKALLDFTYHPQHYTDQGLDGNPDYFDLNLVETFIAVSSVAGLEEGCYYYAPKAQELRQIRFKNFRKELHFLCLWQDLGRDAAAVLFHTADLKTAIEEYGDRVYRYLHMDAGHLGQRLNLAAIYLGLGVSGIGGFFDDQVNEVLGIPADEAVLYITTLGQVRHPSP from the coding sequence ATGCCAGAACCGACGGCATCGATCGCTCAGCACTACCACGAGCGCACGAAATACGCGCCTCAAACCATCAACGCCAAAAGCAAGCCGCTGGACTGGAGCCAGCAACCCATTCCGTTCAAAGAGTACAAGATAGGGCAGTCCTTTGACTTGAAGCCTTACCTGAAGGAAGAAAAGGAGCAGAGGCAGGGGGAACCCACGAATTACCGATCCACCCCAACCTCTGGTTTACCAGACCCACAGACCCACTTATCCAATACCTGGTGGCGCAGACTTTCCTGGCTCCTGTATAGCAGTTATGGGTTGACCGGAATGATCCCCCTGCCTGACAATCCCCATTACCTGAGGGCAGCCCCGTCAGCCGGCGGTCTGTACCCGGCTGAAATTTACCTGATGTCACGAGGAACCCCACTTCTGCCCGCGGGACTCTACAACTACCAGGCACACACCCACTCCCTCATCCATTTTTGGGAAAACGATGTCTGGACCAAACTACAAACCGCCTGCTTCTGGCATCCAATTCTGGAACATACCCAACTGGCAATGGTGATTACCGCCGTTTTCCAGCGCTCCGCCTGGCGTTATCAAGATCGAGCCTACCGTCGGATTTGCCTGGACAGTGGCCATCTCCTGGGCAATATTGAACTGGCATGTGCCATGAATGACTATCGCCCCCACCTGATTGGGAGCTTTATGGACGAGGCAATCAATCAGTTGCTTTACCTGGATGCCGAGCAGGAGGGCGCGATCGCAGTCATTCCCCTGGCAGATCTGTTAGAAGTGAAGCAAAATCTTCCCCCGGCACGCACCATCCAACCCGCTGCCATTCATGCCAATTATCCGTCTATTCCGGATGGGCAGCTTCTCCACTACTTTCACCAGGCAACCCAGATGCCCCTGGATCCGGGTGTAAAAGTCAATTGGAAACCTCCCGCTGTTGAAGGCCAGCGAGCAGATAAATATAATTTTCCCTTTTGCCTGAAAGTCTCGACAGCGGCTTCCCCAATCAATTGGGGGAAGAACCTGGAAGGACTGCAAAACACCATCCTGCGGCGACGCTCTACCCGCGCCTACACCGGCGAAGACCTGAACCTGGATGACCTGAAAGCTCTGCTCGACTTTACCTACCACCCCCAACACTACACTGACCAGGGCTTGGACGGAAACCCCGACTACTTTGACCTGAATCTGGTTGAAACCTTCATCGCCGTTTCCTCGGTGGCTGGACTGGAAGAAGGTTGCTACTACTATGCCCCGAAAGCCCAGGAACTCCGGCAGATCCGGTTCAAAAACTTTCGCAAAGAGCTACATTTTCTCTGCCTCTGGCAGGACCTGGGACGAGATGCAGCAGCCGTCCTGTTCCATACCGCCGATTTAAAGACAGCCATTGAGGAATATGGCGATCGGGTTTACCGCTACCTGCATATGGATGCGGGTCATCTGGGACAACGTCTCAATCTGGCTGCTATTTATCTGGGTTTGGGCGTCAGTGGCATTGGCGGCTTCTTCGATGACCAGGTAAATGAAGTCCTGGGCATTCCTGCCGATGAAGCCGTCCTGTATATCACCACCCTGGGACAAGTACGACACCCCTCCCCCTGA
- a CDS encoding chloride channel protein produces MNVRLSSDVLPSKLRMVRSPSSWFASGLNQLQPSPETVVLMLAVAIGGGTGLAVVLFHFLIDQIHRLMLEDFMGVIAPLGAWTLATIPVIGGLMVGLMRWLWQDFGPGISSLLSTAQGVESISPIQAGAKAVAASVSLGTGASLGPEGPSVEIGANIGAMLGQALQVSQERQRLLLGAGAAAGLAAGFNAPIAGVFFALEVVLGTTFATSAVSVVLLSAVVAALIAQIGQGGQPAFALPIYEVRSLQELPLYLGLGLFACLISIAYTQSIQWAQNLFQGNIACAAWMGRVPPLLRPALGGLFVGVVALQFPQILGIGYETVEAMLRDARFSLLLLLSLLVVKLAMTAISLGSGLVGGVFAPAMFLGASLGAAYGKLLPLVLPVDPTGIAAPPAYAMVGMAAVLAASARAPLTAILLLFEMTRDYRIILPLMAAVGLSTWLVERLKPIARHAPTLQSTGLNVQPDPDTEFLSHLPVSQAMHQNFLRLTTSVPVLQAGLMLTRHQTRSALVVNEAYELVGIVTLQDIRRAVSRWEKAPDSLEHSLSANGSSQTLGEICTKDLLYAYPDEPTSEALARMAARGLRQLPVVDRNNRSQILGLLEQEKIALVFSLEMTQQLLKPYVEKPVVEKSAIEKSTVLDESLSLPISEQSAA; encoded by the coding sequence ATGAATGTTCGTCTCTCTTCCGATGTCTTGCCCTCTAAGCTGAGGATGGTGCGCTCACCCTCCTCCTGGTTTGCCAGCGGTTTGAACCAATTGCAGCCCTCCCCTGAAACAGTGGTGTTGATGCTGGCAGTGGCGATCGGGGGTGGAACGGGTCTGGCTGTTGTGTTGTTTCATTTTTTAATTGACCAGATCCACAGGCTGATGCTGGAAGACTTCATGGGAGTCATTGCTCCTCTGGGTGCCTGGACACTGGCAACGATCCCAGTTATCGGTGGGCTGATGGTTGGGTTAATGCGATGGCTATGGCAGGATTTTGGTCCGGGCATTTCATCCTTGCTGTCTACCGCGCAGGGAGTTGAGAGCATTTCACCGATTCAGGCAGGTGCCAAAGCAGTTGCCGCCTCAGTTTCCCTGGGGACAGGAGCATCCCTCGGTCCTGAAGGTCCCAGCGTGGAAATTGGTGCCAACATTGGGGCAATGCTGGGGCAGGCATTGCAGGTGTCCCAGGAGCGACAACGCCTGCTCCTGGGGGCAGGAGCCGCCGCCGGACTGGCAGCAGGATTTAACGCGCCGATCGCAGGCGTCTTTTTTGCCCTGGAAGTAGTTTTAGGTACAACTTTTGCTACTTCAGCCGTCAGTGTTGTCCTACTTTCAGCCGTCGTTGCTGCCCTTATCGCTCAAATTGGACAGGGAGGACAACCTGCTTTTGCTCTGCCCATTTACGAAGTGCGCAGTCTTCAAGAACTGCCGCTTTATCTGGGGTTAGGGCTGTTTGCCTGTCTGATTTCGATCGCCTATACTCAGAGCATTCAATGGGCACAAAACCTCTTTCAGGGCAATATTGCCTGTGCTGCATGGATGGGTCGGGTACCGCCCTTACTGCGTCCTGCGCTTGGGGGTCTATTTGTAGGCGTTGTAGCGCTGCAATTTCCTCAAATTTTGGGTATTGGCTACGAAACTGTTGAGGCAATGCTGCGGGACGCCCGGTTTTCACTGCTATTGCTTCTCAGTTTACTGGTTGTCAAGCTGGCAATGACAGCGATTAGCCTGGGCAGCGGGCTGGTGGGAGGGGTTTTTGCTCCAGCAATGTTTTTGGGAGCTTCCCTGGGAGCCGCCTATGGCAAGCTGCTGCCACTTGTTTTGCCGGTTGACCCGACCGGGATCGCTGCCCCACCTGCCTATGCCATGGTAGGGATGGCCGCCGTTCTGGCTGCCAGTGCCCGCGCTCCCCTGACCGCCATTTTACTGTTGTTCGAAATGACCCGCGACTATCGGATCATCCTGCCGTTAATGGCAGCGGTAGGGTTGAGTACCTGGTTAGTGGAACGCCTGAAGCCGATCGCCCGTCATGCTCCCACCCTTCAGTCTACGGGCTTAAATGTACAGCCAGATCCAGACACTGAGTTTTTGAGCCATTTGCCAGTTAGCCAGGCGATGCATCAAAACTTCCTGAGATTAACAACATCTGTTCCAGTGCTCCAGGCAGGTTTGATGTTAACTCGCCACCAAACCCGCAGTGCTCTCGTTGTGAATGAAGCCTATGAATTAGTTGGAATTGTCACCCTGCAAGATATCCGACGGGCGGTTTCTCGCTGGGAGAAAGCCCCCGATTCCTTAGAGCATTCTCTTTCAGCCAACGGCAGTAGCCAGACCCTGGGAGAGATTTGTACGAAAGATTTACTCTATGCCTATCCCGATGAGCCAACCTCAGAAGCCCTTGCCCGGATGGCTGCGAGGGGCTTACGTCAACTGCCGGTGGTAGATCGAAACAACCGAAGCCAGATTTTGGGACTTCTGGAGCAAGAAAAGATTGCTTTAGTATTCAGTCTTGAGATGACGCAACAGTTATTAAAACCTTATGTTGAGAAACCTGTGGTTGAGAAGTCTGCGATTGAGAAGTCAACAGTGCTCGATGAATCCCTCAGCCTACCAATTTCAGAGCAGTCAGCAGCTTGA